From Bicyclus anynana chromosome 18, ilBicAnyn1.1, whole genome shotgun sequence, a single genomic window includes:
- the LOC112047431 gene encoding uncharacterized protein LOC112047431, whose amino-acid sequence MSDKYRKCVKCGASAFKDPTLTFHSFPRAGKASSCSRLRIWAEYCFANVTEKELKGLHGSHKLLCSKHFHRSAYTDDTMKKLNRNAVPNVSSSPVETSQQHFVSEELSVPLQPTIPNVPILSQPPDTPHKYLSQVNPSVPSQLSVLDEPILVLPDPSPQTIILKSPSVSKSIHPENQLGKQQLKKCKKYLNKIYRLKMALKKKKNVKGNRKCFLEALTKTEYFEKFNQYLNPAFGVLLQSQMTNSRRKLQGRRWTLNEKILALAIYKKSSACYKLLRRMMCLPNPGTLKCLLNRVYLPCGVNKKVMASLKEISQGEEKKDNLWVLLFDEMSIRKNLIYNPKTDAIEGYQDHGSQGRNQQMASHALVFMLVGLRKRWKQPIAHFFSGDSVTADRLQAIIKEVLAECFSHNLVVVATVCDMDGVNMRALNALGSTVDRPFFIYNENEIVTIMDPPHLLKCFRNNFLKHNIKCPDNFATNAVSGTDIFLELIIDFILEKIEVFASISEVLSEV is encoded by the exons ATGTCTGACAAATATAGAAAGTGTGTTAAGTGCGGTGCATCAGCTTTTAAGGACCCAACGCTTACTTTCCATTCTTTTCCAAGAGCCGGAAAGGCATCTAGTTGTTCAAG GCTTCGAATTTGGGCAGAATATTGTTTTGCAAATGTAACTGAGAAAGAGTTGAAAGGCTTGCACGGAAGCCACAAGTTATTGTGTAGTAAGCATTTTCATCGCAGTGCATATACAGATGATACAATGAAAAAGTTAAACCGTAATGCTGTACCAAATGTGTCAAGTTCACCAGTCGAAACATCCCAGCAACATTTCGTTTCAGAG GAATTGTCAGTGCCTCTACAACCCACTATACCAAATGTACCCATCTTGTCTCAGCCACCAGATACAccacataaatatttaagtcaagtg AATCCTTCTGTGCCTTCACAGTTATCTGTACTGGATGAGCCTATATTGGTTCTGCCAGATCCATCACCGCAAACTATAATTCTAAAG AGCCCTTCTGTGTCAAAATCTATACACCCAGAAAACCAACTTGGCAAGCAACAacttaaaaaatgcaaaaaatatctgaataaaatatataggctGAAAATGGccttgaaaaaaaagaaaaatgttaaagGAAATAGAAAATGCTTTTTAGAAGCTCTGACAAAAACTGAAtactttgaaaaatttaatcaatactTAAATCCAGCTTTTGGTGTGCTTCTACAGAGTCAAATGACAAATTCACGTAGGAAACTACAGGGCCGACGTTGgactttaaatgaaaaaattttagcattagctatttataaaaaatctagTGCCTGTTACAAATTGCTGCGAAGAATGATGTGCTTGCCAAACCCAGGTACATTAAAATGCCTTTTAAACAGAGTATATTTACCATGTGGagtgaataaaaaagttatggcaagtttaaaagaaatttcacaaggtgaagaaaaaaaagataacttATGGGTTTTATTATTTGATGAGATGTCAATACGaaaaaatttgatttataaCCCAAAAACGGATGCCATTGAGGGGTACCAAGACCATGGCTCTCAAGGTAGAAACCAGCAAATGGCTTCACATGCCTTAGTTTTCATGTTAGTGGGACTGAGAAAAAGGTGGAAGCAACCCATAGCCCACTTCTTCTCAGGAGACTCAGTGACGGCAGATAGACTTCAAGCCATTATTAAAGAG gtattgGCTGAGTGTTTCTCACATAACTTGGTTGTGGTTGCAACTGTTTGTGACATGGATGGCGTCAATATGAGGGCGTTAAATGCGTTAGGATCCACAGTTGATAGACCTTTTTTCatatataatgaaaatgaaattgtaacCATAATGGATCCTCCGCacctattaaaatgttttagaaataattttcttaaacaCAACATAAAGTGTCCAGATAATTTTGCAACCAATGCAGTATCAggtactgatatttttttagaattaataaTTGACTTTATACTGGAAAAGATTGAAGTATTTGCAA GTATATCTGAGGTGCTCTCTGAAGTATGA
- the LOC112053178 gene encoding presequence protease, mitochondrial isoform X1, whose product MYSRVQNCKWTLQKHLLTSHRTYAGSILKKKENVSKCLQPGKVYHGFVCSAVEPIKEYNMTAYLLTHEKTKTEYLHLDRDDSNNVFSVGFRTTPLDSMGTPHILEHTVLCGSEKYPVRDPFFKMLNRSLATFMNALTGPDYTFYPFSSQNEVDYRNLQKVYLDAVFKPNLSRLDFLQEGWRLEHSKLEEKTSDLVFKGVVYNEMKGAFSETSSLFGQKFINKILPKGTYGYVSGGDPLCIPELTHDHLKNFHATYYHPSNARIYSYGNFPLEHNLKFLNDTYLSNYEFLDPKNTIVAPQERWKSIKKDNISCRVDQYGGSVEKQNQIAIGYVLSDITNIYETFMLTALAELMILGPNSAFYKSLIEKNISGGYNSLTGYDNQIRDTLFVVGLRDVEKSNFDMIEKLVNQTIDDIFSKGFEKNHIESVLHGFELSIKHQSPKFGLNLLFSLMPLWNHNGPILDSLKVNQLLDKLKTNLMNPQYVRDVIEKYFILNNHKLVMTMVPDPKFDDIFNDAEAKLLKSKVKELSQKQKEDIFAEGIQLSKVQKEVQNLDVLPCLKIEEITLNKTAPHLKHSISGTIPLQMCEANTNGVTYFKGVLGADSLTDQDRQLLPFFIYILDKFDTKSYNYRDFDKYISKSSSGISVIPHVTEHIDLRDQFEQAILVSSHCLDSNLPKMLNIWKEIFAIPNFSNSERMTMLLKNYCSSLTSGIIDSGHTYAMQAARSLVSSVDECKENLTGIKHIMNMQEIQNKYKIEDIQTSVDVIGKNILKGNNLRAAFHYSSTNQNIHELVNNFCTDLCDHDTQDVNRINWIDCKIPKKDNRGLHISMNIPVNFCSKVIPTVPYTDPDYPKLRVLSRFITSKYLHPIVREQNGAYGGGAVLTIDGMFNYYSYRDPNTHVTMDVFDETTDWMTKNRDLVDEQNLFEAKLSILQQMDQPIAEHMKGVDMFLYGLSYDIWQTQRERVLAVKKEDLIEVCDKYLKRESWSGKCVIGSDAAQKIRKDTEAWETISGPQE is encoded by the coding sequence ATGTATTCAAGAGTTCAAAACTGCAAATGGACCCTACAAAAGCATCTTCTAACTAGTCACAGAACCTATGCTGGCAGCAtacttaaaaagaaagaaaatgtctCAAAATGTTTACAACCTGGTAAAGTGTACCATGGATTTGTGTGTTCTGCAGTTGAACCAATCAAAGAATATAACATGACTGCATACTTGCTTACACATGAAAAAACCAAGACTGAATACTTACATTTGGACCGAGATGATTCAAACAATGTATTTTCTGTTGGATTTAGAACTACTCCACTAGACTCTATGGGAACTCCACATATATTGGAGCACACAGTTTTATGTGGATCAGAGAAGTACCCAGTTAGAGATCCAttctttaaaatgttaaatagaTCTTTAGCAACATTTATGAATGCTTTAACTGGCCCAGACTATACATTTTACCCATTCTCTTCACAAAATGAAGTTGATTACAGAAATCTTCAAAAGGTCTACTTAGATGCAGTATTTAAACCAAACTTATCTAGATTAGATTTCTTACAGGAAGGCTGGCGGTTAGAGCATTCAAAATTAGAGGAGAAAACTTCTGATTTGGTCTTCAAAGGTGTGGTTTATAATGAAATGAAAGGTGCATTTTCAGAAACAAGTTCATTATTTGGCCagaaatttattaacaaaatactaCCCAAAGGTACATATGGATATGTTTCTGGTGGTGATCCTTTGTGTATCCCAGAACTCACACatgaccatttaaaaaacttcCATGCTACCTATTACCACCCAAGTAATGCAAGAATTTATTCATATGGCAACTTTCCTCTCGAACACAACCTGAAATTCTTAAATGACacatatttaagtaattatgaGTTCTTAGACCCCAAAAATACAATTGTTGCTCCTCAAGAAAGGTGgaagtcaataaaaaaagataacatATCTTGTAGAGTAGATCAATATGGAGGTTCAGTTGAGAAACAGAATCAAATTGCAATCGGCTATGTCCTATCTGACATAACAAACATATATGAAACATTCATGTTAACTGCTTTAGCTGAACTAATGATACTTGGTCCTAATTCAGCATTTTACAAAAGTCTTATTGAGAAGAATATATCAGGTGGTTATAATTCTTTGACAGGGTATGATAATCAAATAAGAGACACTCTATTTGTTGTTGGCTTAAGAGATGTTGAAAAGAGCAACTTTGATATGATTGAAAAATTAGTTAATCAAACAATCgatgatattttttcaaaaGGATTTGAGAAAAATCACATTGAAAGTGTCTTGCATGGATTTGAGCTATCTATCAAGCACCAGAGTCCTAAATTTGGTTTaaatttgctttttagtttGATGCCACTATGGAACCATAATGGACCCATATTGGACTCACTAAAGGTTAATCAGTTACTAGACAAGCTAAAGACTAATTTGATGAATCCACAATATGTTAGAGatgttatagaaaaatattttattttgaacaatCATAAATTAGTGATGACTATGGTTCCAGATCCAAAGTTTGATGATATATTTAATGATGCAGAAGCTAAATTACTCAAATCAAAAGTTAAAGAGTTAagtcaaaaacaaaaagaaGACATATTTGCAGAAGGTATACAGCTTTCCAAAGTCCAAAAGGAAGTACAGAACTTAGATGTACTGCCCTGTTTAAAGATAGAAGAAATCACTTTAAATAAAACTGCACCTCATTTAAAACATTCTATATCAGGCACTATACCTTTACAAATGTGTGAAGCAAATACCAACGGAGTGACTTATTTTAAAGGAGTTTTGGGGGCAGATAGTTTAACTGATCAAGACAGACAGTTGCTACCATTCTTTATCTACATATTGGATAAGTTTGATACAAAAAGCTATAACTATAGAGACTTCGACAAATATATCAGTAAATCTTCATCAGGAATATCTGTTATACCACATGTAACAGAACATATAGATCTGAGAGATCAATTTGAACAAGCGATATTAGTTAGCAGTCATTGCTTGGACAGTAATTTGCCAAAAATGCTTAATATTTGGAAAGAAATATTTGCAATACCAAACTTTTCGAATAGCGAGAGAATGACAATGCTACTGAAAAATTATTGTTCTTCTTTAACTAGTGGTATAATAGACAGCGGACATACATACGCGATGCAAGCGGCACGGTCTCTCGTCTCATCAGTGGATGAATGTAAAGAGAATCTAACTGGCATCAAACATATAATGAATATGCAAGAAatccaaaataaatacaaaatagagGACATACAAACAAGTGTTGATGTtataggaaaaaatattttaaagggcAATAACTTGAGAGCTGCATTCCATTACTCTAGCACAAATCAAAACATTCATGAGCTTGTTAACAATTTTTGTACAGATTTATGCGACCACGACACGCAGGACGTGAATAGGATAAATTGGATAGACTGCAAAATTCCTAAAAAAGATAATCGAGGTTTACATATATCTATGAACATTCCCGTGAATTTCTGCTCGAAAGTAATACCCACTGTGCCTTACACGGATCCCGATTATCCTAAATTGCGTGTTCTATCCCGATTTATTACGTCAAAATATCTTCACCCTATTGTAAGAGAACAGAATGGAGCGTATGGCGGTGGAGCTGTGTTAACAATTGACGGTATGTTCAATTATTATTCCTACAGAGATCCAAACACACACGTAACTATGGACGTTTTTGACGAAACGACAGATTGGATGACGAAAAATAGAGACTTGGTTGATGAGCAGAATCTATTTGAAGCTAAATTATCTATTCTCCAACAAATGGATCAGCCAATTGCAGAACACATGAAGGGAGTTGATATGTTCCTCTATGGACTCTCCTACGATATTTGGCAAACTCAACGGGAGCGTGTGTTAGCGGTTAAAAAAGAGGATCTGATCGAAGTTTGCGATAAATATTTGAAACGGGAAAGCTGGTCAGGGAAGTGTGTGATTGGGTCAGATGCGGCCCAGAAAATCAGAAAAGATACTGAAGCTTGGGAAACGATAAGTGGACCACAGGAATGA
- the LOC112053177 gene encoding gastrula zinc finger protein XlCGF57.1-like produces the protein MSEVENAYCRLCAELKSSAKLVNLLNEDAVREDILIKLKKMNINIEFIEESMPNTVCYSCTASIDKAFEIILEIEKAQEILEDIILVKKNIKKEELVSDFDNDFIEPYLSYDVDIKLEDTQGHNSKKTKYKEKKKKKLLHNDLDGIPLSQLKLTWQEYSWQCAYCETLFPTIDELKSHSIQYHECCNPYRCTDCNIRKLRLDSFIAHVKRHRKYLKLSCYKCHKRFPKITDAKLHETLHVDSSYFCTGCNESFNTSDELTDHSKYNRDLKVRQLPPIAKNRLESLNCPICQKSFKYKGTLTNHLLTHTDRKREHTCDKCGKRFLSKQNLAGHMMLHDDVRPYPCEICKFRFRTPAQLRMHVGIHDGIKPFSCDQCGRCFRLRKQLSNHSIVHTDALPYVCSYCSKKFRFKSILNQHIRQHTGVKPYSCQHCERTFTNWPNYNKHMKRRHGLNMAKKKRTPKGVYPIDPVTGQLILYEESNKTLEWKSKLLEGTRKPGRPKGINNDNTNVPLICDDNDE, from the coding sequence ATGAGTGAAGTAGAAAATGCGTATTGCCGGCTGTGCGCTGAACTTAAGTCTTCGGCAAAACtggttaatttattaaatgaagatgCAGTAAGGGAGGACATATtaatcaaattgaaaaaaatgaacATAAACATCGAATTTATCGAGGAATCTATGCCTAATACGGTTTGTTATTCATGTACCGCCTCAATAGATAAAGCTTTTGAAATTATATTGGAAATTGAAAAAGCCCAAGAGATTTTGGAAGacataattttagtaaaaaaaaatattaagaaagaaGAACTTGTTTCAGACTTTGATAACGATTTCATAGAACCTTATTTGTCTTATGACGTAGATATAAAACTAGAAGATACCCAAGGTCATAAttcaaagaaaactaaatacaaagagaaaaagaagaaaaagctCCTACACAATGACTTGGACGGAATACCTTTGTCTCAGTTGAAATTAACATGGCAAGAATATAGCTGGCAGTGTGCTTACTGTGAGACTTTATTTCCAACGATAGATGAACTAAAAAGCCATTCCATCCAATATCATGAATGCTGTAACCCATACAGATGCACAGATTGCAATATTCGTAAGTTAAGGCTCGACAGCTTCATCGCACATGTTAAGAGACATAGAAAGTACCTCAAACTGTCATGTTACAAGTGTCATAAAAGATTTCCAAAAATAACAGATGCCAAATTACACGAAACCCTACATGTAGATTCCAGTTATTTCTGTACAGGTTGCAATGAGAGTTTCAATACATCGGATGAGCTCACTGACCACAGCAAATACAATAGAGATTTAAAAGTTAGACAGCTACCGCCAATAGCTAAGAATAGATTGGAAAGTCTCAATTGCCCAATATGCCAGAAGTCATTTAAATACAAAGGCACTCTAACAAATCATTTGCTAACACATACAGACAGAAAACGAGAGCACACATGTGACAAgtgtggtaaaagatttttaagtAAGCAGAACTTGGCAGGCCATATGATGCTACATGATGATGTTAGACCATATCCTTGTGAAATTTGCAAATTTAGATTTAGAACTCCAGCACAATTGAGGATGCATGTTGGGATTCATGATGGAATCAAACCATTTTCATGTGATCAATGTGGGCGTTGCTTTCGATTAAGAAAACAACTGTCCAACCACAGCATAGTACATACAGATGCTCTTCCCTATGTATGCTCATACTGTAGCAAAAAGTTCCGCTTTAAAAGCATTTTAAACCAACACATACGTCAGCACACAGGTGTCAAGCCTTATTCGTGTCAGCACTGTGAACGTACGTTTACCAATTGGCCAAATTACAACAAACATATGAAACGTAGGCACGGTTTAAACATGGCCAAAAAGAAACGAACCCCTAAAGGTGTGTACCCAATAGACCCTGTGACTGGAcaattaattttgtatgaaGAGAGTAATAAAACGCTTGAATGGAAGAGTAAGTTATTAGAGGGAACAAGGAAGCCTGGTCGTCCTAAAGGTATCAATAATGACAACACAAATGTACCTTTAAtatgtgatgataatgatgaatga
- the LOC112053178 gene encoding methyltransferase-like protein 25B isoform X2, which translates to MALPSCFEGPEEYFEQFYSFLKKYEYLYNFPNTDLLVNNSLEKIEIDFEEIDVFNDFDIRNLKCEYTKDIIENLNKLGVRYEEFKEDESLEFLIDVPLSEKKKHEIAYLANEINNFCEIVECCDTIVDFGSGLGYLDEQLFKTTDYNVLGLECSETNYIAAKKRQRKYHSDSVQRVKYIKYTIKPNSHTNIQEFLNDKFPNSTGFCITGLHACADLTVDAIDIFLKMEHARALVIMPCCYHRLMSENGRFKNFPLSNTLKKTYEDHDLKYLSVPFLRLATQPPNVETEKLEDLVFNLLARAVLQVYAREHNCRLKRNKRKAVRLKSLENNFEAYVADAVNGFKLIHNENAQTEEKIVKDDLLLIWRQITPLTFKKAAMFVLLQNCMQPVFENFVLYDRLIYLKENGVDQCIFKKTVNDKISPRSLALLARK; encoded by the exons ATGGCGTTGCCATCCTGCTTCGAAGGACCGGAAGAATATTTCGAGCAGTTTTAcagtttcttaaaaaaatatgaatatttgtatAACTTTCCAAATACTGATTTGTTGGTTAACAACTCACTAGAAAAAATCGAGATAGATTTTGAGGAAATAGATGTTTTCAATGATTTTGATATCCGTAACTTAAAGTGTGAATATACTAAAGAcattattgaaaatttaaataaattaggagTAAGATACGAAGAATTTAAGGAAGACGAGAGTTTAGAATTTTTAATAGACGTGCCTTTAAGTGAAAAGAAGAAACATGAAATAGCCTACTTagcaaatgaaattaataatttttgtgaGATTGTTGAATGTTGTGATACTATTGTTGATTTTGGATCTGGATTG GGCTACCTTGACGagcaattatttaaaacaacagACTATAATGTACTTGGATTAGAATGTAGTGAGACGAATTACATTGCCGCCAAAAAACGTCAGAGAAAATATCACAGTGACTCTGTACAACGTgtcaaatatattaaatacactATAAAACCAAATTCCCATACAAATATACAGGAATTTTTGAACGATAAATTCCCTAATAGCACGGGCTTTTGTATAACCGGCCTGCACGCATGCGCCGATTTGACGGTCGACGCGAtcgatatatttttgaaaatggaaCATGCGCGCGCGCTGGTCATCATGCCGTGTTGCTATCACAGATTAATGTCAGAAAACggtagatttaaaaattttccaTTAAGTAATACTTTAAAGAAAACTTACGAGGATCACGATTTAAAGTACCTAAGTGTACCGTTTTTGAGATTAGCTACACAACCTCCGAATGTGGAAACGGAGAAATTGGaagatttagtttttaatttattggcaAGAGCAGTTCTACAAGTTTACGCGAGAGAAC ATAACTGccgattaaaaagaaataaaagaaaagctgTTCGCTTAAAATCACTGGAAAACAACTTTGAAGCGTATGTAGCAGATGCTGTGAATGGTTTCAAGCTAATTCACAATGAAAACGCACAAACCGAAGAAAAAATCGTAAAAGACGATCTCCTTTTAATTTGGCGCCAAATTACACCACTGACATTTAAAAAGGCAGCCATGTTTGTTTTACTACAAAATTGTATGCAACCAGTATTTGAAAATTTCGTTTTGTATGACCGTCTGATTTATTTGAAAGAAAATGGAGTAGatcaatgtatttttaaaaaaacagtaaatgataaaatatcaCCTAGGTCTCTTGCTTTATTagcgagaaaataa